The following nucleotide sequence is from Ignavibacteriales bacterium.
GACTCGGCATAATCGCAGATGCTTATGCTCAGCCGCTTTTTGCCGCGCTGAAGAATAACGGAACATTTTCCCTAGTCTGCGATTCTTCCGCTCAACTTGCTATAAAGCTCCGCGCGAAAAATATCGACGGAGCTTTTCTATCTCCAATCGATTATGCAAAAGATTATTCTTTGTATAAAATTCTACCAGAAGCTGCAGCCGTTTCTGGAGAAAATAGTAATTCAATCTTTTTGTTCTTCAACGAGAATATACAAGAGATAAACTCGATCGCTTTCGATCCTTCTTCTGCATCCGAAATCGTTCTTGCCGGCATCATTTTTTCTGAAAAGTATGATACGAAACCCAAACTTATTCCTGTTTCAATGGACTCACTAACTGCGCTCAAACATTACGACTCATTCCTCGCTGTTGGCGATATTGCTCTCAGCTTGAAAGATAAGACGAACAAAATCGATCTTGTTGATGAATGGTTGGATATATCAGGTTTGCCGTTCGTGCATGGATTCTGGGTTGGCAGGGAGGATCAGCTTACGCATGAGGAAATAAAAATTATAATCGAAGCAGAGAGGAACAAAGCCGCAGCCAAAGGGAACATTCAGCAATTTCAGTACGAGCTGACGGAAGAGGCAATCGAATCGATCAAAGAATTTTTCGGTATGGCATACTATCATGGTATTTTAAAAGATATACCGGATGTGAAGTTTTTCACCTAATAAATTTTGATAAATCAACCTTTCTAATTTCTTGAATATTCAAGAAAATTCATTAAATTGATAACAATTATTACAAATGGAATAGCCATTTGGTAGATTGACTTCATAAGTCGGCTAACGCGTCGAATTATTAGCCGGATTTTTACAATCTTTTTCTATGCTTAAATCCCTCTTCATAAAAAACTACGCGCTGATTGAAGAACTGAATGTAGAGTTCGAGCGCGGATTGATTATAATTACAGGTGAAACCGGTGCCGGTAAATCGATTATCATCGATGCGCTGAGTCTGGTTCTTGGTGAACGCGCCGAAACAGATGCTGTGCGAAAAGGTGCTGACAAAGCTATTGTTGAAGGATTGTTCCATGTTTCCGGAAATCAAAAACTAAAAACATTCCTCACTCAAAACGAAATTGAATTTTCGGATGAACTTATCCTCCGACGTGAAGTCTCAGTTAAAGGACAAAGCCGCTCGTTTATAAACGATACACCAACCACAACCGCAACACTCAAAGAAGTTGGAGATATGTTAGTCGATTTGCACGGTCAGCACGAGCATCAATCTCTTCTTCGAACAGAAACACACATAGATTTACTTGATGATTACGGAAGGTTGGAAAGTTTAGTTGAAGAATACTCACACTCCCATTCAATCGCCAATAAAGTATTGAATGATCTGAAAGAATTAAAATCAAAAGAACTGCAGTTGATGGAAAAGAAGACGTTGTATGAATTTCAGATTAACGAAATCGATGCTTTAAATCCACGGCAGAATGAGGAGGATGATCTTGAGAACGAACTTCGAATTTTAGAAAACTCTGAGAAACTATTCAGTGCTACCGAACGATTGTACCAAATGTTGTATGAGGGAGATAACGCCGTCCACGATCAAATCATTCTTGCCCGTAATGAATTGGAAACTCTTGCATCAATAGATTCATCGTTCAGCGATATTAAAAATGAAGCGAATTCAGCTGCGGCAATCGTTGATGAACTTGCGAAATTTATCCAGCGGTATAATTCCAAAATCGAATTTAAGCCGGAGCGGCTGGAAGAAATACGTAATCGCCTTGGCAACCTTACATTATTGAAAAAGAAATACGGCGGATCGTTGAACGCTGTAATCGAATACCGCCAGAAAATCGGCAGGGAGTTTGAACTGGCGAACAATTTCCAGACTGAAATATCGGCTTATCAAAATAAATTCGAATCGGAAAGAAAAACGTTATCAGAAATCGCTCAGCGGCTTTCAATGAAACGCCATGAAGTTGCGAAGAAAGCCAATAAAGCGATTGCCCTTGCTTTAGTCGACCTCGGAATTCTGAACGCGCAATTTGAAACTCAATTAACATTTTCTCCTGCTAAAGATAAAACCGACGCCTTGGTCAAGCTCGGCAAAGATTATTATGAATCGACTTCTAAAGGAATGGATCTAGTCGAATTTTATATTTCTATGAACATAGGCGAAGATCCGAAGCCGCTGGTGAAGGTTGCGTCGGGCGGTGAAATATCGCGTATAATGCTCGCGTTGAAAATGATTCTTGCTAAATCAGATCGTCTGCCGCTTCTTATATTTGATGAGATCGATGTCGGAGTTAGCGGTAGAATTGCTCAAGCGGTGGGGCAGAGTTTAAAAAAATTGTCTCAGTTTCATCAGGTTATCGCAATCACCCATCTTCCGCAAATTGCCGGACTTGCCGATAATCATTTTGTTGTTGAGAAGATTGAGAATAAACAGCGTGCTTCAACACAGATGCGAAAACTCGATCTTGAAGAGCGGGTGGAAGAAGTCGCGAAACTCATGAGCGGTGAAGAGATAACAATCAGCGGGCTTGAGAGTGCGAGGGAGTTGATGGGTATAGAAAATAAGTCAAAATTAAAAAGTAAAAAGTAATTAGTTAAAATTAATAATTTAAAAGTATAAATTAAAAAAAAAGAATAGTAAGAAGGTGTTTAGATGAAAAAAATAATCTTTATTTTATCTTTGATTGTATTATTGTTCGCATCAATAATCATTCTGAATGCACAATCGGTTGCTCCGCTTGCCCCGGTTGCGAAGATCGTTCCTAAGTACGACACACTTCATAATGATGTGAGAGTTGATAATTATTATTGGATAAGAGACGTGAATCGCTCGAATCCTGAAGTGATTGAATATCTGAAATCTGAAAATGCTTATACTGAAGCGATAATGAAATCGACGGAAGCTTTTCAGGAAACTCTTTATAATGAGATGGTTGGCAGAATAAAAGAAACCGATCAGGATCCGGCATACCGCGATGGAGAATATTTTTATTATTCACGAACTGAGAAAGGGAAACAATACCCGATTTATTGCCGCAAGAGCGGAAGTCTGAATGCTGCCGAGGAAATTTATTTCGATCAGAACGAAATGTCGAAAGGATATAAATTCTATCGTCTTAACGCTATGGAATTAAGCCCCGATCATAACCTTCTCGCATTTTCGGTAGATACAAATGGAGCCGAGTCATATATTCTTTTTGTGAAAGATTTGAGAAACGGAAAAATACTTACCGATCGTGCTGAAAATACACAATCGATCGCTTGGGGGAATGATAACAAAACTATCTTCTACACGGTTGAAGATAATTCAAAACGACCATATAAGCTATACCGTCATACACTCGGAGCAGATTTATCGAACGATGCATTATTGTTCGAGGAGAAAAATGAATTATACAATCTCGGTGTAGGAAAAACAAGAAGCGACAAGTTCATACTGATTCAATCATCGGCAAGTAACTCGGATGAGTGGCAATTTATTTCTGCAGATAATCCGGCTGAAGAACCAAAGATGATAGTTCCGCGGTCGAGCGAACATGAATACAGCGTAGATCATCACGGTGAATATTTCTATATCAGAACAAATAAAGATGCAAAAACTTTCAAGTTGATTAAAGCACCGGTAACAAATCCCGGTGAAAAGCATTGGACCGATTATTTACCTTTTAGAGATGGAATTACAATTGAGGGAACAGATTTCTTTAACAATTATTCAATCGTGTATGAGAGGGAAAAAGGTTTGCAAAAAATGCGTGTAACTGATATGCAATCGGGTCAAACCCATTATATCGATTTCCCGGATCCAGTATACACGGCATATCCGAATGTAAACCGCATTTATGATACGAAAGTATTTCGTTTCAGTTACCAATCGTTAACAACTCCCTCATCAATCTATGACTACAATCTTGAAACTAAAGAAGAAAAATTGATAAAACAGCAAGAAGTTGTAGGTGGCTATGATCCAAACGAATATAAATCGGAGCGGATTTACGCAAAAGCTCCGGATGGAGTTGAGGTTCCTATCTCGCTTGTTTATAAAAAGGGAGTGAAATTAGACGGCACATCACCGCTACATATGACGGGCTACGGTTCTTATGGATCACCAAGTCAGCCGACTTTCAGTTCATCACGTTTAAGTTATCTTAACCGCGGAGTTATTTTCGCGATTGCGCACGTCCGCGGCGGCGGTGATATGGGCAAAGATTGGTATGAGAATGGTAAACTTCTGCACAAGAAAAACACATTTACAGATTTTATTGCCTGCGCGGAATATATAATAAAAGAAAATTATACAAGCAAAGAAAAACTCACAATCTCAGGCGGCAGCGCGGGCGGATTGTTAATGGGTGCGGTTACAACCATGCGACCTGATTTGTTTAAAGCCGTTATCGCGTCTGTTCCATTTGTGGATGTTATTAATACAATGCTCGATCCCACACTTATGTACACAACTACAGAATATTTAGAGTGGGGCAATCCAAACGAAAAAGTATCTTATGATTATATGAAATCGTACGACCCGTACAATAATGTTAAGCCCGTAAATTATCCTAACATTTTGGTGAAAGTCGGATTCAACGATCCGCGTGTAAATTATTGGGAAGGGACAAAGTGGGCTGCGAAGATTAGAGCAATGAAAACCGATAACAACATAGTTCTTGTAAAAGTAAACATGGGTGCCGGCCATATGGGAGCTTCCGGGCGATACGAACGGTTAAAAGAAGCGTCATTTGATTATGCATATATTTTAAATCAATCTGGAATTACAAAGTAAACTTATGTCACTAAAAATCTACAACACACTCGTTCGTCAAAAAGAAGAATTCAAACCGCTCGTCGAAGGGCGCGTTAATATGTATGTCTGCGGACCAACTGTTTACGGACATTCTCATATCGGTCATGCAAAAAGCTACGTCTCATTCGATATTATCGTAAGATATCTCCGATATCTTGGATACAAAACTCTTTACGTGCAAAACATAACCGATGTCGGGCATCTGACCGACGATGCCGATGAGGGCGAAGATAAGATTGCAAAGCAATCAAAGAAAGATCGTGTTCATCCGATGCAAGTAGTTGAATCGTACACGCGCAGTTATTTTGAAGATATGGATGCGCTTGGCGTAGTTCGTCCCGATATTTCACCGCGGGCAACCGGTCATATCATCGAACAAATTGAAATGGCACGCGACCTGATTAAAAAAGGGTTCGCTTACGAGAAAAACGGTTCAGTATATTTTAATGTTGCCAAATTTAAGGAGTACGGTAAGTTGTCCCGGCGTCCGCTGGAAGAAATGGAAGCAGGCGCACGTGTTGAAGTGAATAAAGAGAAGAAAAATCCGGCAGATTTTGCTTTATGGAAAAAAGCCGAAGCAGAGCATATCATGCAGTGGCAAAGTCCGTGGGGGACAGGTTTCCCCGGCTGGCACCTTGAATGTTCCGCGATGTCGATGAAATATCTTGGAGAAACATTCGATGTACATGGCGGCGGAATGGAGAACCAGTTCCCGCATCACGAGTGCGAAATTGCTCAGAGTGAATGCTCAACAGGAAAACAGTTCGTGAAGTATTGGATTCACAATAACATGGTTACAGTTGGCGGACAGAAGATGGGGAAGTCTCTCGGCAACGTAATTAATTTGAAAGAC
It contains:
- a CDS encoding S9 family peptidase yields the protein MKKIIFILSLIVLLFASIIILNAQSVAPLAPVAKIVPKYDTLHNDVRVDNYYWIRDVNRSNPEVIEYLKSENAYTEAIMKSTEAFQETLYNEMVGRIKETDQDPAYRDGEYFYYSRTEKGKQYPIYCRKSGSLNAAEEIYFDQNEMSKGYKFYRLNAMELSPDHNLLAFSVDTNGAESYILFVKDLRNGKILTDRAENTQSIAWGNDNKTIFYTVEDNSKRPYKLYRHTLGADLSNDALLFEEKNELYNLGVGKTRSDKFILIQSSASNSDEWQFISADNPAEEPKMIVPRSSEHEYSVDHHGEYFYIRTNKDAKTFKLIKAPVTNPGEKHWTDYLPFRDGITIEGTDFFNNYSIVYEREKGLQKMRVTDMQSGQTHYIDFPDPVYTAYPNVNRIYDTKVFRFSYQSLTTPSSIYDYNLETKEEKLIKQQEVVGGYDPNEYKSERIYAKAPDGVEVPISLVYKKGVKLDGTSPLHMTGYGSYGSPSQPTFSSSRLSYLNRGVIFAIAHVRGGGDMGKDWYENGKLLHKKNTFTDFIACAEYIIKENYTSKEKLTISGGSAGGLLMGAVTTMRPDLFKAVIASVPFVDVINTMLDPTLMYTTTEYLEWGNPNEKVSYDYMKSYDPYNNVKPVNYPNILVKVGFNDPRVNYWEGTKWAAKIRAMKTDNNIVLVKVNMGAGHMGASGRYERLKEASFDYAYILNQSGITK
- the recN gene encoding DNA repair protein RecN codes for the protein MLKSLFIKNYALIEELNVEFERGLIIITGETGAGKSIIIDALSLVLGERAETDAVRKGADKAIVEGLFHVSGNQKLKTFLTQNEIEFSDELILRREVSVKGQSRSFINDTPTTTATLKEVGDMLVDLHGQHEHQSLLRTETHIDLLDDYGRLESLVEEYSHSHSIANKVLNDLKELKSKELQLMEKKTLYEFQINEIDALNPRQNEEDDLENELRILENSEKLFSATERLYQMLYEGDNAVHDQIILARNELETLASIDSSFSDIKNEANSAAAIVDELAKFIQRYNSKIEFKPERLEEIRNRLGNLTLLKKKYGGSLNAVIEYRQKIGREFELANNFQTEISAYQNKFESERKTLSEIAQRLSMKRHEVAKKANKAIALALVDLGILNAQFETQLTFSPAKDKTDALVKLGKDYYESTSKGMDLVEFYISMNIGEDPKPLVKVASGGEISRIMLALKMILAKSDRLPLLIFDEIDVGVSGRIAQAVGQSLKKLSQFHQVIAITHLPQIAGLADNHFVVEKIENKQRASTQMRKLDLEERVEEVAKLMSGEEITISGLESARELMGIENKSKLKSKK
- a CDS encoding cysteine--tRNA ligase, whose translation is MSLKIYNTLVRQKEEFKPLVEGRVNMYVCGPTVYGHSHIGHAKSYVSFDIIVRYLRYLGYKTLYVQNITDVGHLTDDADEGEDKIAKQSKKDRVHPMQVVESYTRSYFEDMDALGVVRPDISPRATGHIIEQIEMARDLIKKGFAYEKNGSVYFNVAKFKEYGKLSRRPLEEMEAGARVEVNKEKKNPADFALWKKAEAEHIMQWQSPWGTGFPGWHLECSAMSMKYLGETFDVHGGGMENQFPHHECEIAQSECSTGKQFVKYWIHNNMVTVGGQKMGKSLGNVINLKDSFKKYSPLVVRFFILQSHYRSTLDFTDEALEGASKGLEKLSNTVRNVRVEIEKLRKSEDGKVFDSSIFVDLAGFKKAFIEAMDDDFNTPQAIGILFDLNREVNTILSSGKINIKILQQINDLYNELGGTVLGIIPEHFDAGSTAGGDENDLIQFIIELRTEARAQKLWAMSDKIRDGVKNLGIVIEDKKDGTSWRRG